The Mangifera indica cultivar Alphonso chromosome 12, CATAS_Mindica_2.1, whole genome shotgun sequence DNA window TGCTTATATAAGTGTTTTGAAGAAAATATGGCATTCATGAAAATTTCAGTTGAAGCTCACTGACTAGCACATATGAATTACTTGGACCAGCAAATGACAAGAAAACCAAATCAACACGAATCCAGTGGAAAGTACTAGAGCTCTATAACACTCTTCAGTTtgctaaatttgaaatttctttcaCTGTCGAATGCAGTGACGAAACAGGAAAGAACAAAACTAAAATGATGTTCTAGATCAGTCCTAAGTGCTAAATATGTATGTAAGCATACACATTTCCTTCCATTTTTAGGCAACTAGAAATAATAGAAACAGAACTTCATAGCATCAAATTGAACATGCAAGTCAATAATGTTGTTTCCATCAACCACCACGTACTTTAAAGTTCTAGTTAATAGCAGAAACACCAagagaatgaaaataatttacaaGTTCAGAAATCTAAATTGCTCATTTAGACGGCGATTAACCCTGAGGCAAACTTCAATTTCTATCACGACCTTGGATGCAAAATATTACTGAGTTCATATCAGTTGCAATTATCATAAGCAGTACTGAATTTAAtacaatacaaattttgaaagaagCATATTTTATACCTGTGATTTTGGAAACATTCTGGAGCACTATAAGCAGAAGTTGCTCCATCAAAATCTGGCATTAAATTCAACAACCCGCAATCTGCCAGCCGAGGCTCAAATTCAGCGTCCAACACCACATTTTCAGGCTTCAAATTATAATGCAAAACCTGAGGATTGCAAGTAAAATGAAGATACTGTAAACCCTTAATAACTCCAACCGCAATTCTAAGCCTAACTTCCCATCCAAGCTGCAACTGATTCTCTCTAACTCTATTCACAACGTCCTCAAGACTCCCAGTTGGCACATAatcataaactaaataaaacctATTAGATTCGCGAACATAAGCTCGTAAACTCATCAGATTTCTATGTCTCAAGCTAGCAAGAACTTCCAGCTGTTGTTGAATCCGTCTCTTTGCCGCCTTGTTCGGTTTCTCAGGTGAACCACCACTCTCAAAGGGTTCCAGCCTTCTCACAGCAATTGTGAGCCCATTATCAAGAACAGTTCTGTAGTACTTTCCATTAGGACTTGAGCCTAGCAATTGGTTCTCATTTGCTAGAGCTGCTTGGAGTGTCTTGGGAGCAATTTTTGGTGAAAATAAAACAGGCCCCTTGAGAATTGGTGTCTGGTTCATGTAACCATAAAAGCATCTAACTATATAAGCAAAAAGAATGGATGCAATCAAACCAGTCAATATTCCTAAAACAATGCTAAGGATGATTCTTTTAATCCCATTATCACCTTCTTCTGATTTAGAAGGAGATGGAGCTTCACCACTTTTTTCTTGGCATTGCACACTTGTGTAGTGAAACCAAAGAATCATAAACAGCAAAAACACAGCTGGGGTTTTCTCCATGAGACTAAAAAGAAACTAAGAGAAACACAAAAGTTCTTAATAACACCAAACCCACATAAAAAAACTTCATCTTGTGCTTGACTTACTTGGAGACAAAGATGTCGTTTTTAGAGCTCAAACCtggaagaaaaacaaagaaagctCCCAACTTTTTCCACTTTCAACTCGAAAAGAAGAACACCAGATGAAAGAACCTTTTAGTTGCTTCATAGACTCTCAAATGACAAGTGTTTACAagataagaaaacaaaaaaggaattTCTGCTCAAAATCTTCAA harbors:
- the LOC123192906 gene encoding inactive leucine-rich repeat receptor-like protein kinase CORYNE, with protein sequence MEKTPAVFLLFMILWFHYTSVQCQEKSGEAPSPSKSEEGDNGIKRIILSIVLGILTGLIASILFAYIVRCFYGYMNQTPILKGPVLFSPKIAPKTLQAALANENQLLGSSPNGKYYRTVLDNGLTIAVRRLEPFESGGSPEKPNKAAKRRIQQQLEVLASLRHRNLMSLRAYVRESNRFYLVYDYVPTGSLEDVVNRVRENQLQLGWEVRLRIAVGVIKGLQYLHFTCNPQVLHYNLKPENVVLDAEFEPRLADCGLLNLMPDFDGATSAYSAPECFQNHSYTDKSDVFSFGMILAVLLTGRDPTDPFFGEAASGGSLGRWLRHLQQAGEPREALDKSILGEEVEEDEMLMAVRISVVCLSDSPADRPSSDELVPMLTQLHSF